The stretch of DNA TTGACTACGACGAAACCTTCAGCCCTGTTGTCAAACCTGCCACCATACGTGTTGTTCTTTCTCTCGCGCTTTCTAAATCTTGGCCAATTCATCAACTAGATGTAAAAAATGCTTTCTTGCATGGAAATCTCAATGAAGAAGTCTATAGTCAGCAACCATCTGGATTTATCGGTGCTCGCTTTCCTACACATGTCTGTCGTCTTCAAAAGTCTCTCTATGGTCTCAAACAGGCTCCCCGCGCATGGTTCCAACGCTTTGCCACCTATGCTCGTTCCATTGGATTTATTGAATCTAAGTCCGATGCATCTCTTTTTGTCTTACATCATGGCACGGCCACTGCCTATCTTCTCCTTTATGTAGATGATATTATTCTTACtgcttcttctcaaaccactcttCATCAAATAATTGTTCAACTTAGCCATGAATTCTCCATGAAAGATCTTGGtcctcttcatcattttcttGGCATCTCCGTCACCCGCACTCCCTCCACTATTCATTTATCTCAACGTCAGTACATCATTGATGTTCTCCGTCGTGCTGGCATGATTGACTATAATCCTTCTCCAACACCTATAGACACCAAATCCAAACTTTCTGCTTCTGCCGGTGCACCGGTCTCTGATCCTTCTCAGTATCGTAGTCTTGCTGGGGCACTCCAGTATATCACTCTTACCCGACCAGAAATTTCATATGCCGTCCATCAAGTATGTCTTCACATGCATGATCCTCGAGAACCACATCTTCTTCTAATCAGACGTATTCTTCGTTATCTTAAAGGAACACTTGATCTTGGTCTCATTCTTCATTCCTCCTCTTCACACACTCTTGTTGCCTATTCGGATGCTGATTGGGCTGGATGTCCGGATACTCGCCGCTCTACGTCCGGTTTCTGTGTATTTTTGGGAGACAATCTAGTCTCATGGTCTTCTCGCCGACAGCCGACAGTTTCTCGCAGCAGTGCCGAAGCTGAATATCGAGCAGTTGCTACAGCCGTAGCCGAGACTTGTTGGCTGCGTCATTTGTTACTTGAACTAAATTGCCCGCTTGACAGTGCCACCGTCGTCTACTGTGACAACATATCTGCAGTATACATGTCCGCAAACCCAGTGCAACATCGCCGTACTAAACACATTGAGCTGGATATACATTTTGTTCGCGAGAAAGTTGCTATTGGAGCCCTGCGTGTACTACATGTTCCAGCGTCATCACAGTTTGCGGACATATTTACTAAAGGATTGCCGACACCATTGTTCCTCGAGTTTCGATCCAGTCTTCACATCGGCGACGGCATGTCTCCACGTTCAGACTGCGGGGGCGTGTTAGATGATTCTACGTATCCCCAACCGGATCGACCACGTGTTGTAATTGATCCTGTATAGTTGGTTACCATATAAGGTTAAAACCGACTTGATGAACTTGCGATACAAGTTTTGTAACCCTGTATATATACCAATCAATGAGATCAATCGAGGTGTGCACTTTAGCAGCCCGATCATATTACATTACAGTATCCACTGGGTGGGCAGGTGGCTTCTTCGCGGGTCTAGAATGAAGAATCCTGACCTCAAGGTTCTGGCTAGAGTTCCGAGTCTCAGTAAAGTCCTCAGCGGAGGCAGAATTATTTCCTTTTTCCATCGGATGGCAGCAAGAAACAGTATTATTAGAAGAAAAAATGAAGAAGTCTTCTTGTGGAGCTAGCGCCGAATAGGGATCTCAGCACCTACAGAAAGTAGACATGGTATAATCAACATTTGTTGGTGTAAGAACTTATAAAACAGTGATAGCTAACTTTGCATCTTCAAACTATCTCGTTTTAAAAGCCAGTATAGTACATTCATTTCCATTACCAATACAATCTGTGCTTCATACTATGTAATTAGGAAGCCTAAGAGCGATTCATACACATGTGTTAGAAGTCAGATCTACTGCTGCCAAGACTTGTTCTGGATTACAATCAAGTACACCAGCACGCAGCACCATCAGCACAATCTATACACGAAACCATCTCGAAACTGGACCATCAGCACATCTCAACCGAATGTACAAGGTACCTGATCTAGCATGAGTAAAGGATCAAAATCCTAGATGCCACGCCTCCCTCTTGTAAACCCAACTTGAGAACGGATCCATGAACCACCGCTGCAGGCTGCAGGGAATCACGAAGAAGAATACAAACCCAAAACGAGTGAAAAACGCCGCACAGATCTTGAGACCCACGGAGACTAGGGCTTGTTGAAGCAACCCTAGGCGAATTCTACCATGAATGATTGGATTTGGCCGCCGCTAGAACTAGGAGACAGGGAGTCCCAagggggtggcggacggagctgGGCGTGGAGGAAGGGAACCGGACGGGGACGGGGGTGAAGTGAACAACTCACCGGCCGGGTTGAGGAAggtccgccgccgcgccgcgaTGATCTGCCGCCAAGCAGTGGACGACGGCGCTCAGACGGAGtgaggtgagggagggagagaTGGGCGATGGGGGgaaactcaaaatatataagccACCAGATGCGCGGTGCTGTCCCGTCGTAGGTAGCGTATGGCTTCTGGGCCAACTCATCGATTGTGTAAGGTTTTAGGAGGTGGATGCCGGCCCATTTTGGCCTGCCAACAAATAGAGTTCTCAAGTTCAGATATATATAAATATAACAAATAGAATTCTCAAGTAGTATAGCGTAGTAAAATAGATTCTGATTTCTCTTATGATAAAAAGTATTTATTCATTCTCTCTGTTGGAGCAGTTGCTTGGTTATTCGGCATTTTCGCTAGTCGAGTAATTTATTCTTTTCAATGGAAAACTCTGTATTTCTCGATCTATTAATCAAGCAGAAAAGAACGGACTAGATCTTTTCCCTATTAAAAAATTGATTTATAATTAAATAAATAACCACATATTTTATAAGTAAACCCCTTGTCTCTACAGTTGTTCATGATCGAGACTTAACTAAGTACGATCGGACACGACCTTGTTGTGAGGAGGCACCCAAATTATTTCTCAACATTTGCAGAAGCCGAAGTATCACATGTATGCAAAACGCTTTGTTTATTAAATGAATGGAGATATTTTCTAAATATATGCCAAACGGAGTGAGGTCAGGGAGATATTTTCTAAATATATGCCCCCTCTCGAATACAAGGACCCCCCCCCTCCCTCCCCATGGAGAGAGCCTACCACTCCCTAGGCCCCCCCTTGCTATCTTGCAGCCACACCCCTAAATTTCCGCCTCTAGCCCTCCTAACTGATGGTGTCCAGGACCAGGGTGTGCTCACCACATCGACTCCTGGCCAGGTGGGCGGGGCCGAGGATACCCATGGTGGTTCATTAGTGGGCCATGAATGGAAGAGCCACGACGTGTACAAGGAAGGTTCCAGAAGGCTTGACATGTACTCCAAGGCCGGCCAATCCTCTACACCACGATATCCTTACATAAATGAACCAAGGGGTAGGGCATGCAAAAGCCCATAGAATCTCGTGGTAAGAACACTTGTACACTGTACTCCATCCACCTCATTATAAACATAGCAGGTCATAGGGTATTATCTCTTCGAGAGAGCCCGAACCCCGGTAAAAACTCATGTGCCTTGTTACCAGCATACTTATGCTaccagctcgggaccccctatgAGAGATTCGCCTGAATCAAATCGGTGATAGGTGGCCCATACATGTCCCATCCGATAGCCGAAAGCGTCCGATGGGAATCAACCCAAGTGAGCACATCGGTTCTCGCGTGACTTCTAGACTACAATGGTTTTTCCTTATTTGAAGCATCATGCTTCTCGCTGACTCAGTTGACCACCTTGGCCAGGTCGAGATCCTCACTCCCGGTCAGATCATGAGATTTGCCAACTTGGAGTATACTGTGGATTCCTGTGGTGAGTTGAACCTCTCAAGTTGGGTGTCAAACCAGATCGAGGAACaaaaagataggcccttctctGCGGCAATGTCGGATCGGGCCCAGAAGAAGGAGAAGAAACCTACACTAGATCCGGAGACGAACTCTGTGTTGAAGAACACGCTTGCGCCCCAGGCGCTAGACTTGGCCCCACAAACGTACCTCAGATCCACGTCAGAGTAGATCTCAGGTGAACTTCCTCTTGTCCTGACATTAGACTAGGCTCCAGAGGACTACAACAAAACTTCCTTATACGATATGTTAGATCGAATTCAGAGGCTTGCTATTTTCGACGAGCAACCATCCATCTATGATCGGATCTGGAAGTCCGTGAGGAAGGTCGGAACTTTTGACCCACCCAACACCCACCTAGTAGCCAATATCGAGGACCTAACCGAGGGTCCTATAGAGCGGCTCCTAGGAATTCGACTATGCAGACGAGGACTCAGAAGAATCCTCGAGCAGCCAGCCAGACCCCAACGCACCCACGGTCAAGTGGAAGGCAACCTCCACCTATGAGAGGCAATGACACGGATGACCCAAATGACCCCAATGGTGATCCCGCAAAAAAATGACAtctacatggtggacaccccagaGAGGCAATGATAGAGATGACCCAAATGACTCTAATGGCAATGTCGGCAGCGACAATGGAGTCGGCGGCAGTGGCAACGAAGCCAATGGTGATGATAATGACAATGGAGATAACGGCCATAATGACAACAGTTATGAATTCGATGACCTATGCAGTAGCATGGGTCCTGAGGACAATGACCTCTGAATGAGACCCTGGGTAACTCGGCCATGATGATATAAGGATAAGGCTGGTCCGTAGGGACAACAGAATAAAACCTGAGAAGAGGCAGATATGTAGGAACAACAAGACCAAGATGAGGCAGGCGACTAGGAATGCAGCACCGCGTAGCTATTATTGAAACCTTATGAAGGATATCGACGAAGCTGCCGAGGAAAGCACAATATCTAAGCATCAGTGGGCACGGGTCTACGTAGCAAAACCCAACCTCCCCGCTTTGATAGACGAAGGGAAGGCACTAGCAGGCGCGCCACTAACGATGATAATGGCAGTCTATAGTATGCGTTAACAACCGAATCTGGGGGAAACAATCTACCCAATCAGAAATCTTTGTTTCTCGAAACTTATATCAGATCATCCAGCATAATTGTCCTCCTCCTGGTCAGGCCGGATGCTTTGCTTGGCTGGCAAAATACTAGAACCCCCCCCCCCATGACTACACAAAGTACGAGGACATAGGGATGTCTAATGTGCGCCACGCCATCGCCCGCATATGAGGTGGAGCCCACCAAGTTTGTTTCACAAACGAGGGATGGAGCATGATTTTCCATCAGGCTTCAagccagtaaacatcaaactatACGACAGATCAACAGACCCCTACGATAGATCGAGGACTACACCCTTCCCTTCCATATAGCATCAAGTACCTGCTACTAAAGCTCAAGGGCTCAGCCTAGCACTAGTTGCATACCCTGCCGCTGAACTCAATTAGCACATAGGAGACCAGAAGCCCAATTTCTGTAAAACCCCTAGGGCACCTGTGTCAAGCCCCTAGATGCCAATGACTTGGCACTGGTAGTGCAGAAGCCTGGCAAGTCCGTACGCTAGTTCTGGAATCGCTCCCTTACGAAGAAAAACCAGATGGTTGATTGCAGCGAAGTGGAAGCCCTTGCCACATTCCGAAAAAATATCAGTGATGAGTAGCTATTGAGAGACTTTGTGCATTCAAAGTTGAGGACTATGGCCTCTCTCACTCAAATGATGAGCAGATTTTGCGCTGGTGAGGACAACTAGCTCTCCAATAAGAAGGGCCAGAGTGGTGATCCCGGCACATCTAAGGTGCGTGATGGAAACGGTAAACGATGTGGCAATCGGAAGGGCAGACGTTGGGGCAGAAGAAAAATGCCTTCTTCAAGAGGACAAGAGAGAAATAAAGCTCCACCTTTTTGCCATCTTTTAGCAGTCTACAACACATTGATTCCCTGTAGAGGATGACGCTTTTCAAATAGTCCCACAATGTTTCACGTGGCAACGAATTGTGCGCAAGGAACCTTATGTGTGTAACGGAATCACTTGTTGGAGCAACATTCTGGCAGTGTGCCAACGGGATCCAATCCAATCCAACTCTCTTTGTCACTCCTATCTCAATCCTGTCCCTAGTCTATCAAAATAAACTTTCTTTTCTCTCTCCTCGTGATCTCGCCGCCCCTCATCTGGATAGAACCCCCCAACCCGGTCCCCGCCTCATCTCCGAACCAATTGCACCAACACATCCACCCCGCTCGTGTCATGGTTGTCGGTGTTGTGCTCCTGATCGAGCTAGTCCTTCAGCTCCGCCCGCGTCGTCGGCGCCACAACCGTGCATCTTCTCGAGACACAATGAACCGCTGATGTGCTCCTCTCGTACCACCAAGTTTGAGATCTGTGTGGCGGCTACAACGACTGACAAACATAATCATATTGCACATGTTAGTCTTGGTTGATATCaaaggtggtggtggtggaaggcCACGCCACTATCGGTGATGTGGGCTAATGACGTTGTTGCCACAATGGATGTAATAAGGCGTATCACTACGGATATGATATGAACAATTTTGAGTGACAGACTGAATCATGTTACATAGGCTACTTGTGTTTTATATCATGGGTGGGGGATGTGAGTAAAAGGCATTGTTGCCACCATGGATCTTACAAGGCAGTTAAGAGGGATGCCACTATGTGCACTGGAAGGTCATGCTCAGCAATCGAGGTTGATCCTGACGGGTTCTTTTCATGATAAATATTTCATTTTTCTAATCCTTTGTATTACTACTTTCTTTGCTATGGTTAGCTTTATCTTTTGACTCAATCCACTTATCCTTCACATTCCAAAAAGACAAGAAAATTTAGGGTAGGAAACATTATCTGGATTTTCTTTTTAAGATTCGAACATATATTGGATTATAGAAGTTGAACAGATCTCCTTTTTTTACTCAAACGAGCCCATATCTTTTGTTTGTAATCAATTGCTAATTCTGATCTCCCTCGCCAGTGTAGAACTGTAGATAGAAACTCACTTTCCCTCATGGTATAATTCCGAGAAGGAGTAAATACAATGAAACTGAACATTCACACATCACACCTACTTGGACATAATGTTACATTGACCAATATTCCATTGAAAGCGAAAAAATGACATATAAGCAGAATTATAGTAGCCAATTGAACATAATTGCTTAACATTAATTTGCCCTTCGGTATTGTTAATAGCCAAGCAATACAATCCTGGGAAAAGTACTATTGAGCATGCCAGATAAGAGTAGCTTGCGAAAGATACATAATAAAGTCAACCAAGCTTAGTATGTACTTCTTGGAGAGAACAAATTACATAGCTGCACCACGTTCATCAAGCTATGGGCTTGTGCTTCTCTGGCAGTTCCGTTTATTCAGCTTCATATGCGTCCAGAGCTTGCGCAATATATTTTTTCAATAGTATTTTCTTATCATTCCTAAAATGAAAAACTGTTATCATTTGTCTGGAGACTTTCAAGCAAGCATCCTTATCCAGCTTAACTTCATATTTATCGGCATCATTGACCAACCTCTTTACCTCGTGTTCTGAAAACTAAGAGAGAGATATTTGCACATTTAGAAGTCGCAAATATGCCTATAAATGTACAGATGTTGCAGCTTGGAACACATTCACAAAATAATACATACAATTTACCTCACAAGAATTGCTAGCTTCTTTAGGGCACCATATCCTCTTCACAGCTGTTGCAATTTTTAGTAAGTCCCAAGCATCAGTGTCGATGCCAGACACATCTTTAATGACAGAAGCTGCATGGTGCAAGTCTCCAGACTTCTCGTTCTCAAATGAGTCACACTCAAACAAGGCATAAGCCATAATAAGAATTCTCTCGTTGAGCTGGATAGAAAGAGAATTGCTTCATCACTAAAGCAAATATGGAAAGGATATGGTGTGAAAATGAAGGACTCCAAATGTACAACGCAGAAACTATCATACAGTGTCACGCTAAATGTCATGGCCCTATAAAGGAAAAGGAAAGCATGTGAACTAGTTAGCTCACCATGTCTGGGTTGAAGTAATTAAAATCATAACGACTCAAGACATTTTGTAGTCCTTGACTCATTGGGAGCAGTTGAGATTCATGCAGATACGCCTTTTCTCTAGGCACCAATTGTCTCATACGATTCTGTATGCCCCACATTAACTCCATCACAGTTGTGTCATACACGCGGGCTATTTTCTGGAAAAATTCACAGCAAAAATTGTGATTAATTCCTTACAAAGTAAATGCAAACCAGTGGAGCTTATACTCACCAATCTTTCTTCAATAATTTTTTTATATCCAAGCTCTCCAACAGCCATTTTCTGCCCAGGGCAGTGATACTTCATGATCATCTCAGTAAGAACTCCATTAACACCAGTGCTTTGATTAATGGCGCTAGAACTGTCCTCAATAATTTGAAACTGTCTCAACCAAACAACCTGATAAAGAAGTATACAAGGATGAGCATGTTAAGGGGCCAAAGAAACAATTAATCAAATAGGTTGATTCTGATTCAATATGTATCCCAATAGTAAAGATATACCCACCATGGTCAAGTCCTTCATGGAATACTGCTGTAGTTCAGATTAAGTTGACATATATACTAATATGATTTTAAAAACCTTGACAACTGATCACAGTGTTGCTTTATAGTAGTAGCAGCATATCAAGTACTACAAATCAACCTTGCTAGCAGTTACATTTGAATTTGGTGCATAACTTGTTTTGGGGCATGCGTACATGCAGTCAAGCGCAGGCTACATGTTTTACATACAAATTTATGGAGGAAATTTTAGGTAGCCACTTAATTATTTAGAAAGTAATCAATAGTGTGTTTACGTTCTGCAATGCAAGAAAAAAAATAACTACTATGATTGATTTGGCACCATGTCCACAGGTTACACACCCCTTTGCTCCTAAGAGCACAGGGCACCCAACCTAGGGTTTCCGCTCCCTCCCGCCGCGCCTCTGCTGGTCTGCCTCATCTCCTGTTCCCTTAATTAGGGCCATGGAGGCGCATCCTTGCCGCCAGGAGGGCTATGCTTTTAAATGTTTCTTTCAGTTTCACTAGGGTTTGTGTCTTAGTCAGGGAGACATGGCCGGCTCCCTGCAGATGGAATAAGCTTCTCCCCACCTAGCACCGTACCAGTGATGGTTCTAACGTCGTTGGATGGTGTGTGTGGAGGTTTGTCTCCTGTGGACCTTGCGGGATTCGGTTGGCGTTTGGCTTGTGTTGATCCGATCTTCATTCGTCTACGTTCGTGCGTCCACGGGTGGGATCCTTCCGAACTATGCTTCTCTTCAACTATGGCAGTTGTTGTTCTAGTGCTTGTAGTCGTTGCTAGGTGGTTTATGGACCTAGATGTAATTTTTACCTTTGCTGTTTTTTCTGCTACCATGACAATTGATGAATAGATTGGAAATattcaacaacaacaacaaagcctttagtcccaaacaagttggggagATTGGAAATATTCCCCGCAAAAAGATGGCACCAAGGAACATAAGGAAATAACAATCACAATTATGGGACGGAAGAAAAGGAGGGTCACTAACTTTCTTGACCTTCTCAATCTTAGTGAAGTTAGTCCATATTTTCTGGAGGAAACGGGGATAAAACAGAAAATAAGATAGTAAGATAAACGATAAGCGCAAGCAAGCACATCAATCACTAATTAAGAGGGTAGACCATAGGTACCTCCAGGGCATTTGGTTGTTCAATGAGCGTCGCAAAAAAATTGAAAACTGCAAATCCAGAGGGCGTCTCAaacagcagcagcatcacttTGTCAGCTGCAAACGAGAAGTAAAATTATCAGAAGCAAACATGATTATTACAAATAGAAAAATGTACAGAATTCAGATCACATCATCTGGGCTACTAGGGGATAAGGGGAGGGCCATCATAACAAAAATATGGTCCGTTTTACATGTCATCTTCCACATTGGACTTCCACCTCTCAGCCCCTTCTCCATTCCTAGGCCTTGAGCCACCTGATTTTCAAGAATCTGTCCGCTCGTGGCTACGTACCACCGACAAGCCCTAAACCCCCAGCTAATGCCCAACAGTTGTATCCAATGCTCTCAACTGTTCCAGGCCA from Triticum urartu cultivar G1812 chromosome 3, Tu2.1, whole genome shotgun sequence encodes:
- the LOC125547438 gene encoding uncharacterized protein LOC125547438; this translates as MAYALFECDSFENEKSGDLHHAASVIKDVSGIDTDAWDLLKIATAVKRIWCPKEASNSCEFSEHEVKRLVNDADKYEVKLDKDACLKVSRQMITVFHFRNDKKILLKKYIAQALDAYEAE